One part of the Solanum dulcamara chromosome 8, daSolDulc1.2, whole genome shotgun sequence genome encodes these proteins:
- the LOC129899763 gene encoding uncharacterized protein LOC129899763 — protein sequence MNETEVCHYLKQFRSFFLGVAGGARDRNGVGILVDGDLRERVVEFKRISDGWMAIKLVIGRLIMNVVSAYAPHMGLDEEVKKLFWEGLDEVVRGIPGTEFFFIGKDFNGHIGASSSGFDDVYGGFGFGERDGGGASLLDFVKALESWLECVDEDEKGRLKVIYKTTKTEAKLEVMSAKTSTFERLYMELGDKGGDKRLYRLAKARERKAHNLDQVMFIKDDEGKVLVDKTFIKQKWQAYFYKLLNKGDRDIVLGDLALSHSLWDFGYCRCIRVEEVRHPISRMYRGRATSPDETPMNFWKSIGKEGREWLSKLFNVILKTDKMLDE from the exons ATGAACGAGACTGAAGTTTGCCATTACCTGAAGCAGTTTCGGTCGTTCTTCCTCGGCGTCGCAG GAGGCGCTAGGGATAGGAATGGTGTAGGTATTTTAGTCGACGGGGATCTTAGGGAGCGAGTGGTGGAGTTTAAGAGGATCAGTGATGGGTGGATGGCTATTAAGCTAGTTATCGGTAGGCTTATTATGAATGTtgttagtgcttatgcgcctcATATGGGCTTGGATGAGGAAGTCAAAAAGCTCTTTTGGGAGGGTTTGGATGAGGTAGTGAGAGGTATACCGGGCACCgaattttttttcattggcAAAGATTTCAATGGGCATATCGGTGCATCTTCCAGTGGTTTTGATGATGTTTATGGAGGCTTTGGTTTTGGGGAGAGAGACGGCGGTGGGGCGTCTCTCTTGGACTTTGTTAAAGCTCTTGAATCG TGGTTGGAGTGTGTGGATGAGGATGAGAAGGGGAGACTTAAGGTTATCTATAAGACGACGAAGACAGAAGCAAAGTTGGAGGTCATGAGTGCTAAGACGTCAACATTTGAACGATTATATATGGAGCTAGGGGATAAAGGTGGTGATAAAAGATTGTATAGGCTCGCGAAAGCGAGAGAGAGAAAAGCTCATAACTTAGATCAAGTGATGTTCATCAAGGATGACGAAGGTAAGGTGCTAGTGGACAAGACCTTTATTAAGCAAAAGTGGCAAGCTTACTTCTACAAACTCTTAAATAAAGGGGACAGAGACATTGTTTTGGGTGATTTGGCGCTCTCTCATAGTCTTTGGGATTTTGGATACTGCAGGTGCATTAGGGTTGAAGAGGTTAGACATCCTATTAGTAGGATGTACAGGGGGAGAGCGACCAGTCCTGATGAGACTCCGATGAATTTTTGGAAGAGCATTGGCAAGGAAGGTAGAGAATGGTTGTCTaagttgtttaatgttattttgaagacaGATAAGATGCTCGATGAATGA